In the Quercus lobata isolate SW786 chromosome 5, ValleyOak3.0 Primary Assembly, whole genome shotgun sequence genome, one interval contains:
- the LOC115992004 gene encoding uncharacterized protein At1g15400-like translates to MAGLQRSAVSFRRQGSSGLVWDDRFISEELNKVNQKDDQEQGQQQELVEKLDIKEVKPSINVGSTNTIERSRSNGGTRGYRTGKVSPAIEPPSPKVSACGFCRAFGNPDKKDGQRTKRGKHRSR, encoded by the coding sequence atGGCTGGTTTGCAAAGATCTGCAGTTTCATTTAGGAGGCAAGGCTCATCAGGGCTTGTGTGGGATGACAGGTTCATATCTGAGGAGCTAAACAAAGTGAACCAAAAAGATGACCAAGAACAAGGGCAACAACAAGAGCTAGTAGAGAAGTTGGATATCAAAGAGGTTAAGCCATCAATAAACGTTGGATCAACCAACACCATCGAGCGCAGCCGATCCAACGGTGGAACACGCGGCTACCGCACTGGAAAGGTGTCTCCGGCCATCGAGCCGCCATCGCCGAAGGTCTCCGCTTGTGGGTTTTGCCGGGCTTTCGGAAATCCGGACAAAAAGGATGGTCAAAGGACAAAGCGTGGTAAGCATAGATCACGATAA